From a region of the Sminthopsis crassicaudata isolate SCR6 chromosome 6, ASM4859323v1, whole genome shotgun sequence genome:
- the LOC141547989 gene encoding LOW QUALITY PROTEIN: mas-related G-protein coupled receptor member X2-like (The sequence of the model RefSeq protein was modified relative to this genomic sequence to represent the inferred CDS: inserted 1 base in 1 codon; substituted 1 base at 1 genomic stop codon) → MIGKLPDVFLCLCXPQGVXEKHGPPSMTVSPTTEYPRYDSGNSTDYSESLFGNLWTKILSLLIALAGLLGNGAVLWLLGFRIRRTPFSVYILNLAGADTLFLCSSLLRFIPLLLGYFFSLTWRILAYFKFMFYTAGMSLLAAISTERCLAALFPLWYRCRRPKHTSATVCAVLWALAGMFWLGLVVFLEYAYPFHLVFITSEGVYFLLLTCVLCVSSLTLLLRVQCGSRRRRPPRLYLLVLLTVLVFLLCGLPWGIGDFVYIHFNRLWMAYWLADLLACVNSSVNPLIYFFVGRSRYKRREPFRVVLQRAFGDEQELGGEITNAPHTVSQETTI, encoded by the exons ATGATCGGGAAACTCCCTGatgtctttctatgtctct gtcccCAGGGTGTCTGAGAGAAGCACGGACCACCCAGCATGACTGTGTCCCCCACAACTGAATATCCAAGATATGATTCTGGCAATTCAACGGATTATAGTGAGAGTCTATTTGGAAACTTATGGACGAAGATCCTTTCTCTGCTCATTGCCCTGGCTGGGCTGCTGGGGAACGGCGCTGTCCTGTGGCTCCTGGGCTTCCGCATCCGGAGGACCCCCTTCTCCGTCTACATCCTCAACCTGGCGGGGGCTGACACCCTCTTCCTTTGTAGCTCCTTACTTAGATTCATACCTTTACTTTTGGGGTATTTTTTTAGTTTAACATGGAGAATACTGGCATACTTCAAATTCATGTTCTACACCGCAGGCATGAGCCTCCTGGCGGCGATCAGCACCGAGCGCTGTCTAGCGGCACTCTTCCCCCTCTGGTACAGATGTCGCCGCCCCAAGCACACGTCGGCCACGGTCTGCGCGGTCCTATGGGCTCTGGCAGGGATGTTCTGGTTAGGGTTAGTTGTCTTTCTAGAATATGCATATCCCTTCCATTTGGTCTTTATCACCAGCGAAGGTGTGTATTTCCTCCTGCTCACGTGCGTGCTGTGCGTGTCCAGCCTGACGCTGCTGCTGAGAGTGCAGTGCGGCTCCCGGCGCCGGCGGCCCCCCAGGCTctacctcctggtcctgctcacggTCCTCGTGTTCCTGCTGTGCGGCCTGCCCTGGGGGATCGGGGATTTCGTGTATATTCACTTCAACAGACTTTGGATGGCTTATTGGCTCGCTGATCTGCTGGCCTGTGTGAACAGCAGTGTGAACCCTCTCATTTACTTCTTTGTGGGCAGATCAAGGTATAAGAGGAGGGAGCCTTTCAGGGTGGTGCTCCAGAGGGCCTTCGGGGATGAGCAGGAGTTAGGAGGTGAGATAACAAACGCCCCCCACACCGTCAGCCAGGAAACTACAATCTGA